AAACTCTGGGAAGAGGCAAGAAAGGAAAACAACTTCCTTATATTACAGGAAAGCCTAAGCAAAATAGTTAAAATGTTGATAGATATAACAGAATGTATAGGTTATAAAGAAAATAGATATGATGCTTTATTGGATGAGCATGAACCTGGCTTTGAAACAAACAAGTTAAAGCAGATATTCTCTAACGCAAAAAAAGAGCTTCTAAGCTTACTAGAAAAAATCGAACCTAAACATACCAATATCAAACGAGTAAACGAAATATGTGAAGGACCGTTTCCCTTAGACAAACAAAAAGAGCTATGCCTCAATATAATAACAAACATCGGATTTGACCTATCCTCCGGCAGGCTTGACACTTCGGCCCATCCCTTTACAGAAATTGTTGGACTAAAGGATGTGAGAATAACTACAAGATATGATGAAAGGGATTTTTCTCAAGCCCTGTTTGCAACGCTGCACGAGTGCGGACATGCCCTTTACGACCTAAACATTCCGGAAAGGTTTTTCGGACTACCCATAGGAGATGGAGCTTCTTCAGGATTCCATGAAAGCCAGGCGAGGTTTTGGGAAAACTTCATAGGAAGAAGCTTTTACTTCATGGTTTTCATAAAGCCAGTTTTAGATGAATATTTCCAACCCTTAAAATCGATTAAATTAGAAGATCTGTGGAGAGCATTTAATATCGTTAAAAGATCTTTAATAAGGGTCAGTTCCGATGAAATAACCTATAATCTTCATATAATACTAAGATTTGAACTTGAAGAAGCATTAATAAATGAAAAATTGTTGGTTTCTGATCTTCCTTACATCTGGAATGAGAAAATGGAAGAATATTTCGGTATAAGGCCAGATAGCCTAAAAAGCGGAGTTTTACAAGATATCCACTGGGCAGCCGGATTGTTTGGCTATTTTCCATCCTATATGCTAGGAAACATATATGCAGGACAGATCTACTTTAAGCTTAAGAAAGATATTCAAAACTTAGAAGAAGCTGTATCAAAAGGTAACTTTAAAATAATTCTTGAATGGCTTAAAGAAAACATATTTTCTTATGGAAAACTTTATGAGCCCTTAGAACTTATAAGGAAAATCTCTGGAGAGGAGCTCTCGTCTAGATACTTAGTAGAATACCTAAAAGACAAATTTTTAGAGAGGTGAACTAGATATTGAAATTTGTCTTTCTCACTTTAATAATTTTTCTAATAATATTAAAGATGTTTGAGGGGACCGCTTCAGCTTTAGAGATTCCAGAAATTACACCTGAAGAAGCTTGGAACTACCTAGGAAAAGAAGGATATGTATTTCTCGATGTTAGAGAGCCTCATGAGTACAATGAGGAGCGTATTAAAGGGGCAATAAACCTACCTAAGGGAATGGTTGGCTCAAAAATAGGAGAACTCTTCCCTAAAAAAGAAGCCCAAGTATTCATAGTTTACTGTCGATCAGGAAGAAGATCTCTTGATGCTACTAAGACACTAATAGAAATGGGCTATAAAGCCTTTAACATGAAGGGTGGAATATTAGCCTGGAAAAAAGCAAATCTTCCAACGGAAAAATAAGCTCAAAAACCGTATATCAAACTAATCCTAATTTACAAAATTAGCTATATATTATTTGGCTAAATTATGCCTTTCCTCCTCCACCTATATCTTAGATATATACCTAAACCGCTTATAGATAAAGTTAAGATTAGTAATACAAGAGCCGATCCGAATGCCATTGGAATTTGCTTCTCTGGTTTAGTTCCTTCAGTCATTAGGCCATAAATAAGATACGGAAGAGCCATAACTTCATCAAATATAGAGCTAGGAAGCTTACGAGTATAAAAGGTCACTGCAGTAAACATTATAGGAGCAGTCTCGCCCGCCGCCCTACCCAAACTTAATATAGCACCAGTGAGAATACTTGGAAAGGCGATAGGCAAAAGAACAATCCTAATCATTTTCCACTTACCTGCTCCTAAAGCGTAAGCCGCCTCTCTCAAATCCATAGGTATCGCCTTAATAGCCTCTTCAGTAACCTTTATCATGATAGGTAAAACAAGAACGCCAAGAGTTAACACTCCTGAAAGAATTGAAACTCCAAAACCAAAAGCATTAACAAAAAGAGATAAACCAAACAAACCGAATACTACCGATGGTATGCCAGCTAAGGCATTTACACAACTTCTCACAAGAGAAGTAAACCAATTATCCTTAGCAAACTCACTTAGATATATACCTGAAAAAACTCCAAGAGGCAGGGCGACGATTATAGAACCTACTGAAAGATAAAGGCTACCTAAAAGAGCAGGATATATACCTCCTTCAGTCATACTTTTTCTTGGTTCTTCAAGAAGGAAAGACAGGGTTAGCTTTTCACCGCCCTTGATTACTAAAACTAAAAGTAACGAAAATAAGAAAAGAAGCACAAATAAAACCAACAATCTAAGAACCATTACGGCTATTTTTTCCTCAAAGATCAACCACTTCATAGATAAATCCTCCTCTTACCGAACTTATCAGCAATAAAATTTAAAAGGACCGTTATAATAAAAAGTATCATTCCTATAGCAAACAGAGCATGGTAATGAAGGCTACCAAAAGGAGCCTCGCCCATTTCAGCCGCTATCGTCGCAGTCATAGTTCTAACAGGATCGAATATAGACTTGGGTATTTTAGCGGCTCCACCAGCTACCATTAAAACAGTCATGGTTTCTCCTATAGCTCTTCCCATTCCCAAAAATATACTCGAAAGAATTCCAGACCACGCCGTCGGTATAACCACATGGGTAACCGTTCTCCATTTTGTCGCTCCAAGAGCATAAGAAGCTTCCAAAAGCTCATGAGGAACCATAGACATAGAATCCTCAGCAACGCTTGCTACTAAAGGTATTATCATTATTCCGAGAACTATAGAAGCGGTAAAAGCGTTAAGCCCTAAAGGCAAATCAAACAGGTTCTTAATAAATGGGCCTAACACCACCATGCCAAAGAAGCCGTATATAACAGATGGTATGCATGCCAAAACCTCAAGAATAGGCTTTAAGGTTTCTCTCACCTTAGGGCGAGCGAAAAAGGCCATATATATAGCTGCCCCAAGTCCTAAAGGTATCCCAACAATCAGCGCTCCCAATGTAATAACGATGGTCCCAACAATTATAGGAAGGATCCCAAAGGCGGGCGGGATATATGTTGGATACCATTGCTTACCAAGGAAAAATTTCAAAGGGGATACCTCTCTAAACAGAGGCATCCCCTCCTCAAAGAGCATTACAACTATTCCTAAGGTAGCGATAATCGTCAACAAAGCTGAAACGAAAACTATCCCCTTAGCTACCTTCTCCTCCATGGCCTACTTAACTGGAACAAAACCCTCATCCTTAACTATCTTCTGCCCTTGCGGAGACAAGATGAAATCTATGAAGTCCTTAACTGCACCTTTAGGTTCTCCATTAGTGTACAGGAAAAGCGGCCTCGAGAGCTTATAAGTACCATTTACTACCGTCTCCATCGTGGGCTTAACTCCCTCAATCTCCAAAGCCTTAACCTTATCGGTAACGTATCCTAATCCTATATAACCAATAGCACCCTCTGTCTGAGCAACAGCCTCTGCAACAGCTTTGTTAGAGGCTAAAAGAAGAGCGTCTCCCCTAAGCTTCTCATCCTTTAAGACAAGCTCATGGAAAGATCCGTAAGTTCCAGAAGCGGTATCTCTTGAAACGACCACGATCTTAACGTCCTTCCCACCAACTTCCTTCCAATTATTTATCTTTCCACTGTATATATCTCTAACTTGAGCAACTGTCAAAGCCTTCACAGGATTAGATGGATGAACAACTATAGCCAAACCATCCCTCGCAATCATATGCTCAACAGGATTAACGCCTCTGGCCTTAGCCTTCTCTATCTCCTCTTTCTTCATAGCTCTTGAAGACATCGCTATATCACAAGTCCCATCGATAAGAGCCGCTATTCCTACGCCAGAACCCCCTCCCTTGACAGAAACATTAACATCCTTTTTAACATCCATAAACTTTTCAGCACAAGCTTGAGCGATTGGAAATACAGTGGTTGAACCAACTACGTTAACGCTCTTAGACTGTGCCCATACCCCAAAAGCAAAAGCTAAAACTAAAGTAGCTACTACAACTATCCTCCTAAGCCTCATAAAACAAACCACCTCCTAAGAATTTTTCTATAAGGAATTTTAGTAGGATATATTAAAGCAAGTACAAAGGAATCTTAAAGAAATCTTTACAAAGACGCTTATCAAAAAAAAGGAACTTAAAGAATAAAATAAAAAGGGGAACCCCAATAGGAATATGGGGTTCCCCCTTCCCTTAAAAACTAGGTGCTTTTTCACCTATTGACGAGGTATACCTGACTCCTTATAGATGAGATCCATAAGGTTCTTCCCACAGAGCTCTTCCATCTTGGGCCATACAACCTTTCTCACATGCTTGGCTATCTTATCAAGCTGTTCAGCAGTTAACATAACGATCGTCCACCCATATTCCTTCTGGAGTTTCTGACGATACTCCTCATCAACCTGCTTTGCCCTATCCCACTGAATCTTAGATTCTTCGTTTGCGGCCTCCATTAACACCTTCTGATCCTCAGGAGACAGCTTATCCCAAATTCCCTTGTTTATAACAAACCACCAAGTCTCGCAGAAGTCGTTGTACTGTATCCAAACCTTCTGAACATCACGGAACTGCCAACCTTGGTAAGGCGGACCGCCCATCTGCCCATCAGCTACACCCATCTGAAGGGCAGTGTAAACCTCAGCATAAGGTATAGGGGTAGCGATGTAACCTAAAGCCTCATAAGTCCACTCACAGGGCTTTATAGGCATAACGCGAACCTTCATACCCTTCTTAACTGTAGGATCTTCAGGATTTGGAGGCATAGCCTTCAATGATACACCGCTCATACCAATCGGTACAACATCCAAAGCCTTTATGTTATGCTTTTCCCAGAGCTTCTGAACGACCTTGTAAGCCCAACCTCCGGGACTGTAGACTTTAACCGCATCTTCGAAGGTCGTGAATATGTATGGGAAGTAATAAGCCAAATTGAGTTCAGGGTCAAAGTTAGCATTGGCTTGTTGTAAAGCTACTTCGATAGTCCCACGCATTACCATTTCAAAGATCTGCGTCCAGTCCCCCAATACTCCACCAGAATAAACATCAATCTTGATCTTACCCTTGGTTCTCTCAAAAACCTTCTTAGCAAATTCCTTAGCACGGATGTCATAATCGCTATCTACAGGGTGAATCTGAGACATCCTCCACTGATACTGGGGTTGCTGTTGCTGAGCTAAGCCTGATCCAACCATTAGACCTAAACTTAAAACCGCTAAGAAAACCACAACCAACACACTTAAAAGTTTCTTACCCAATATACCTCACCTCCATAGAGTGCTTTACTTTCAAGCTAATTTTAACACATAAAACTGAAAACATGCAAGTAAACGAAGCTAATCTTAGTAAACCCACCTTTATATTTTTCGTTCTTGAAAAATAAAAAAATATCCTTTAGAGTTTTAGAAGGGGGTGATCTGATGATAGCTAAAAGAGGTGATTTTGTCCAAATCCAAGTTAAAATACTTGAACCTGGGGAAAGGGCTCCAAACCTACCAGAAGACACTAAAAGGGTTCCTTTCGAAATGAGGGTTAAGGGGTTTCTAATCGAAGAGGAAGCAAAATTAGGATCCAGCGTTAAAATAAGGACCTTTTCTGGCAGAGAGATAAGTGGAACCTTAGTAGCCATAAATCCAGTATACGAACATAACTTTGGCGAGCCGGTTCCTGAGCTCTTAAACATCGGTGAAGAGCTAAGAAAGATATTAGGAGGTGAATAGCTTGAAGGAAAGATACTCTTACCAAGCAGTTATGGAAAGAAGAGCTGAGATAATGAGAAAGGCAGTCGGTATAGATTACGATAGGTTCGTAATTAAAGGAATAGCTTTCGACTATGAGAGAATGATGAAAGAGGTAGGATATCCCATAGAAGAGATAAGAAAGATCCAAAGCGAAACATCTGTCGGGAATACTCCTCTTGTAGAGCTTAAAAACATAAATAAGCTGATTAAGAAACTAGCTCCAAAAGGTAAGGGAGCCAGGATATTCCTGAAGGATGAAGCAACGAACCCCTCTGGAAGCTTTAAGGATCGAAGAGCGTCAATAAGCATATATCGAGCATCACAACTGGGATATAAGGGCGTCATCGCCGCCACAAGCGGCAATTACGGAGCAGCGGTTGCATCTCAAGCAGCAAAGAGAAACCTAAGATGCATAATAGTTCAGGAGTGCTTCGATAATAATTGGATAGGACAGCCAGAAATATTGGAAAAGGGAAGGGCTTGTGAAGCATATGGTGCAGAAGTAGTTCAGCTTACTGTTGGACCGGAGCTATTTTATTACACGCTTGTCCTTCTAGAAGAGACCGGTTATTTTAATGCCTCACTTTATACCCCTTATGCTATAGCTGGAATAGAAACTCTAGGATATGAGATAGCTGAACAAACCCAAAAACTTACAGGAAGATTCCCTGATGCAGTCGTAGTTACACATGCTGGAGGAGGACTCATAACTGGAACCGCACGTGGACTTAAGAAAGCGGGAGCACAAGAGACTAAAGTAATAGGTGCAAGTGTAGATCTAAGAGGTCTACATATGGCCAGCACAAATGACTTTAACAAGAAATACTTTACTACAGGACATACGGGATTTGGTATACCTTTTGCAGCCTATCCTGACAGGGCAGATGTCCCTAAAAACGCAGCAAGACCCCTAAGATACATGGATAGATATGTTCTTGTAACTCAGGGAGATGTTTTCTATATAACTGAGATGCTTGCGCAGCTCGAAGGCCTACAGAGAGGACCCGCTGGAAACACATCCTTAGCTGCAGCCTTTTCTCTTGCAATGGAAATGGAAGAGGATAAAATAATAGTCGTCAATGAAACGGAATATACCGGAGCTGGAAAGCTACCTTCTGCTCAGCTAACCTTCGCTAAAAAAATGGGAATGATAGTTAAACGAGGAGATCCCTTGAAGGAAGATAAACCAGGACAGGTTATAGTTATACCAGAACATCCATCTCAGATAAGGCACATAGAATATCCCTTAGAAGAACTTAAAAAGAGCTATATTAAGGAACTAATACGTCGAGAAAATAAGAAAGACTTCGATGAAAAGGAGTTAAGCTTCTTAGAGGAAGATTTAAGAATCTCAAGAAAAGAATTGATCAAGCTTATAGATGAGGTAAAAATAGCCCTTCAGGGGTTACCTTAAAAAGCCATTTTAATTTAGACTAGAAAGATCCTATTTATTGTCTTTTACTATAAAAAATACCACTTCTGATAAAAAATCGAGGGTTGAATAAAACTAGAATGTAGGCTATGATAGAAATGAGATTAAATAGCATGAAGTAAAAAGAACCAAAAAGGAAACTTGCTATTTTTGAGGGGGGGGAGGATACCAAAATGAGATTAAGCACGATGGGGAATCTTAAGCCCTTTGGGCCACTTTATGAGAATGCTCAGAAACAGTTCTTAAAGGCAGCTGACCTCATAGACTTAGACCCAAACCTTGGAAACTTTCTCTTATGGCCGCAGAGAACCTTGGAAGTTCACTTTCCAGTAGTAATGGATGATGGAAGAGTAGAAATATTTAAGGGGTATAGGGTACAACATAACACAGCAAGAGGGCCTGCCAAGGGAGGCATAAGATATCATCCAGACACCCACCTTGATGAGGTTGCAGCCTTAGCATTTTGGATGACCTGGAAATGCGCAGTTATGAACCTTCCTTTTGGCGGGGGTAAGGGCGGAGTTAGAGTTGATCCATCGAAGCTATCAGAAAAGGAGCTCGAGAGACTAAGCAGAAGATACTTCTCAGAAATTCAAGTCATAATAGGGCCTCACAAGGATATACCGGCACCTGACATAAATACAAACCCAAAGATAATGGCCTGGTACATGGACACCTATAGCATGAATGTAGGTTATACAAGCCTTGGCGTGGTTACAGGAAAGCCTCTTGACCTTGGCGGATCCGAAGGCAGACCGGAAGCAACAGGTAGAGGGGTTTCAATACTAGCAAACGAAGCCTGTAAGATCTTAGGAAAGGATATTTCGAAGGCAAGAGTTGCAATTCAAGGATTTGGAAACGTTGGCTCTTACTCAGCGAAGATATTAAGTGAGGAATATGGAGCAAAGATAGTAGCAGTAAGCGATATAAGCGGTGGCATATACGATGAAAGGGGATTAAACATTAGCGACCTAATACACTATAGGGACATGAATAAAGGTATAATTAAAGGCTATCCTAAAGGAGAAGCGATATCAAACAAGGAACTTTTGGAGCTTGATGTAGACATCTTAGTTCCAGCAGCTCTTGAAAATGCGATTACAGAAAAAAACGCAAATGATGTTAAGGCAAAGATTATAATCGAGGGGGCAAACGGTCCTATTACTCCAGAAGCAGAAGAGATTCTTTTAAAGAAAGGCATTTTTATTGTACCTGACATTGTGGCAAACGCAGGAGGAGTCGTAGTATCTTACTTTGAGTGGGTCCAAGATCTCCAAACCTTCTTCTGGGATATTGATGAAATAAGAAAGAGGTTAATGAAAATGATGATTCATGCCTTCATAGAGGTCGGTAAAACCAAAGAAAAGTATAATACCGATATGAGAACAGCCGCATATATAGTTGCAATTAACAGGGTCGCAAGCGCTCTAAAACAAAGAGGCTACTATCCAATGTAATTAGAGAGACAAGGCCCGTGAGGTTTTAACCTCACGGGCCTTCATTTTTATCTAATACCGAGAACCAATTTAGGAAGCCACATGGAAAGCCAAGGGATATAGGTAGTAAGAGCTATAACGGGAAGATTTCCAAATATCATAAATATAAGAGCAGGCTTTATATATTGATCAAAGGAAACCCTACCCACTCGCCCTCCGAGATAAAGAATGGGAGCTGTAGGAGGGGTCACATTTCCAAGACCAAGATTTGTTCCTAAAATAGCGGCAAAATGCACCGGGTGAACCCCTATACGAACAGCCAGAGGTAAAAGAAGAGGAGCTACAAGCAGGGTCCCGCTTAAATCATCCATAAGCATACCTATTATTATCAAGAAAACATTTATCATAAATAGAATCACATATTTGTTATCAGAGATAGAAATAAGGAAATCAGCGATCTTCATAGGGACTTTCTCCATGGTATATATCCTGCCCAATATGGTTACGAAAAAGAGCATTAGAACAACAACACTGCTTGTAGTAGCGGCAGTATAGAGAGACTTAAAGAAGGTCTTAAAAGTAAGCTCTTTGTGAACAAAAAAACCAACTATTATCGCATAGGTAACCGCAACAGCAGCAGCTTCAGTAGGAGTTGTAACACCACCATATATTCCACCAAGAATTATCACGGGCATAAGAAGGCTCCAGATGCTCTGTCTTGTAGCTCGAGCCACTATTTTGAATTTCTCGAAACCAGGAGCAGGTGGCTCAACCTTAACGAACGGGAAGTTCTTCTTAACCATTATGTAGTTAATTATAGAATATAAGGTCGCAGTTAAGATGCCTGGAATAACTGTAGAAAGAAAGCAGGCGGTTATCGAAGTCTGCGTAACCCAACCATATAGAATCATAGGAACACTTGGGGGTATAAGCTGTCCTAAAATTGCAGCACAACTGACCATTGCAGTAGTATAATACCTTGGATATCCTCTTTCTTCCAGCTTTGGAATCATTATGGTTCCTATAGCAGCCACAGCAGAGGAAGCGGTTCCAGAAATGGCACCAAATATAGCACAAGCCCAAATTGTAGCAGCACCTAATCCGCCTCTCATCCTTCCAAGAAGCGCCTCAGCAAATATAACAAGCCTCTCAGCTATACCACTTGAGCCCATAAGCATTCCCGCCATAATAAAGAACGGTATTGACAACAGGGTTATAGAATTAAGAGCCTTAAATCCAACACTAGCCAAAAAAGAAATATCAGGGAAAGCTATCAAAGCCATGTACAGAGCCGCCGCCATAAAAGCAAATGGGACTGGAACCCCTATAGACAAGCCAACTATAAGTATAAGAATATCAATTACTATATGCATAAAATTACCTCCTCCCCAGTCTAACTTTTTTCAATTTCTGGTGACAGCTCTTCTTCCTTCTTAAACCTTATCTCCCTCTTGCCCAAAAGCTGCAAGGTATAGTCCACAATCTCTACAAATGTGTAAAAAACCATGAGAATCGCAGATATAAGCATAGCAACTTGAGCATATACGAGAGGAATCCTAAGAGAAGGAGTATATTCAGGGACTTTCAAAGCCCATTTTATATAATTCCAAGACCATTGGAGAAAGATGATAGTCATAATAAAAGTAAATATAGTTATCACAAATTTAATCTTCAAGAAATTCCTTGGGGTTTTTACGATAACATTTAAAACATCTGCCATAATATGGCTTCTTTCTCTAGAAGCATGTGCAGAACCTATAAAGTAAAGCCAACAACCAACCAAGGTGGCGAGCTCCTCAATCCCCATTAGAGGGCGAGCAAAAACATACCTTAGAATTACCTCCGCCATTACTAAAAAGGTAACTACTAACGAAACTATAACTAAAATCGTCTGTTCTGCCTTCTCAAGAAACTTCCAAATAAAAAGACCCATCCCTCCTACCTCCCATCATTTTGTGTCATCTTTAAAATAAAGATACACATAAGTCTAGTTGACATTATACCAAAACCTTCCTAAAGGTAACAAGGATCAGATCCTTTAAGCTGGAAATGTTAATGTAAATCTACTTCCTTTGCCAAACTCGCTTTCAACCTCTACTCTTCCACCATGAAGAGATACTACTTCCTTAACTATACTTAATCCTAGACCCGCCCCACCTAATCTCTTTGATCTAGATCTATCAACTACATAAAACTTTTCAAAAATATAGGGTATGTGCTCTTTAGGTATGCCTATACCGGTATCCTCAACAACTACTTTAATAGCTCCTTTAGAGCCTTCGACAATAACTTTTACACTTCCTCCCTCGACATTATACTTTATGGCATTTTCAATCAAATTTAAAAAGGCGCTTTCAAAGAGAATTCTGTCCCCCTCAATAAAAACTTTTTCTTCAGGCGATTCCAAAATCAAGGAAATCCCTTTTCTTTTTGCTTCTCCCTCTAAAAGAGATAACACATCCTTAATAAGCTCTATTAAATTCAAGGATTCCTTTCTCACTATTTCCCTTTCTACCTCCTGAAGAGTAAGAAGATCTGAAACTATCTTGGTAAGCCTTTCAACGTTCCTCTTCACAATAGATAATAATCTGTTTTCCCCTATTTCCTCCTCCAGAGTCTCAGCTGCTCCCTTTATTGCCGCAAGGGGAGTTTTTATTTCATGAGCGATACTTGATATAAGGTTTGACTCTCTCTCCCGCAAGCGTACCTCCTCTGTAATCTCCTTAAGACAAATTAAAAGGCCGCTCTTTAAGAGCGACCCATTGCTAAGAAAAACCCTATCCTTCAAACTAAGCCTAAAGTTTCTAACGCTTCCCTTCTCCTTAATTAAGCTAAAAAGCTCAAAGAAATTCCCATCCCTAAAAAGCTCCCAATACCATCTACCTTTGAATTCTTTACCACTATCCTTTTCAAGAAGAAAATAAAAAGATCTATTAGCTTCAACTATCCTACCAACCTCATCTATCAAAACCACTGGATCATCTAAAAGATCAAAAAGAGCTTTAAGTTTTTCCTCCTTTTTGAGGCCTTCTTTAAACGAAAGCTCCATATAACGAGCAAGCTCATTAATCTCGCTGAAAACCTTACTTATTTCATCATCGCTATCTACGAATATTCTAACCCTATAGTCTCCAAGCTTAAGATAACTAAGAAGATGCCTTAAATGTTTAAGCTTCTTTTCAATCCTATAAAATAAAAAATTAAAAACAAGCAAAGCTATACTTACCACTAAAAGTCTAAGCTTCAAGGAAGCTAAACTAACCACAAGAATAATGGACAAAAGAAACGTGAGAAAAAGGAAAAACTTATCTCTCCATCTCAAACTTGTATCCTACTCCTCTAACAGACCTAATGGAGCTCCCAAAACCTTTAAGCTTTTTCCTCAAACTGCTTACATGAACATCTATAGTTCTATCAACCACAAATTTCCCTCCCCAGAACTTCTCAAGAAGCTCATCCCTCGAAAAAACCCTCCCAGGATTCTGAAGAAATATAGAAAGAAGCCTGAACTCAACAGGAGTTAAGTCGAGTTTCTCCTCTTCTAAATAGGCTTCCATTTTCTCAAAGTCTAAAAGAATTGGACCCGCCTTAAGCAGGCCTCTCCTTTCTGATTTTGCACTTGCTCTTCTTAAAAGAGCTTTAACTCTTGCAACTAGCTCTCGAGGACTGAAGGGTTTTGTAAGATAATCATCAGCGCCAAGCTCAAGACCCACTACCTTATCAACTTCCGAATCCTTAACACTTAAGATAATTATAGGAATACTAGAAAACCTATAGTTACTTTTAAGATATCTACATATTTCGAAACCATCAACACCAGGAAGAAGAATATCCAAAATAATTATATCTGGATAGAACTTATCCAAAGCAGATAGAAAGCTCTCTCCATCACTAAAGGCCTTCACCTCAAAGCCCTCTTTCACCAAATTATAAGATATTAGTTCTGCTATATCTTCCTCATCATCTACTACAGCAACTACCCTTTTCGTCATCTTAATGCTCCTTCACCTTAAACCTTATAGGAGTTCCTACAAAATCAAAAGCCTCTCTTAACCTATTTTCAAGATAGGCAAGATAACTCTTCTTAACTAGCTCAGTAGAGTTAACCGAAAGTTCAAATAAAGGTGGAGCTTCCCCTTTCTGAGAGGCGAAATAAATTTTCAATCTTCTACCCCTTTTATCCGAGGGAGGAGGAGAAAAGTATAAAGCTTCCATAACAACCTTATTAAGTTGAGAGGTAGGTATTCTCGTTCTCCAGTTAGCATAGACCTTATCTATGACTGGGAAAATACTCTCAACATTATATCCTGTCTTAGCAGAGATAAATAAAACAGGAGCATAACTTACAAAATAAAATTCCTTCAATAAAAAATCCTTGAAAGCGTTAGCATCATACTTAGGTAAAAGATCTATTTTGTTAACAATGATAATTATACCTTTGCCTCTTTCCTCTATCATTCCCGCTATTCTCTTATCTTGCATAGTAGCCGGCTCAAGAGCATCAAGCATAAGAATAGCAATGTCGCTCTTTTCCAAAGACATAAGACACCTTAACGTACTATAATATTCTATACTATCCTTAACCTTCGATCTTCTGCGAAGCCCAGCCGTATCAACAAAAAGATAATCCTTTCCCTTATAATTAACTAAACTATCCACTGAATCCCTAGTAGTACCGGGTTTCTCATGTACTATTGCTCTTTCCTCCCCAACAATCCTATTAAGCAAGGAGGACTTT
This DNA window, taken from Synergistota bacterium, encodes the following:
- a CDS encoding TRAP transporter large permease; translated protein: MHIVIDILILIVGLSIGVPVPFAFMAAALYMALIAFPDISFLASVGFKALNSITLLSIPFFIMAGMLMGSSGIAERLVIFAEALLGRMRGGLGAATIWACAIFGAISGTASSAVAAIGTIMIPKLEERGYPRYYTTAMVSCAAILGQLIPPSVPMILYGWVTQTSITACFLSTVIPGILTATLYSIINYIMVKKNFPFVKVEPPAPGFEKFKIVARATRQSIWSLLMPVIILGGIYGGVTTPTEAAAVAVTYAIIVGFFVHKELTFKTFFKSLYTAATTSSVVVLMLFFVTILGRIYTMEKVPMKIADFLISISDNKYVILFMINVFLIIIGMLMDDLSGTLLVAPLLLPLAVRIGVHPVHFAAILGTNLGLGNVTPPTAPILYLGGRVGRVSFDQYIKPALIFMIFGNLPVIALTTYIPWLSMWLPKLVLGIR
- a CDS encoding response regulator transcription factor; translation: MTKRVVAVVDDEEDIAELISYNLVKEGFEVKAFSDGESFLSALDKFYPDIIILDILLPGVDGFEICRYLKSNYRFSSIPIIILSVKDSEVDKVVGLELGADDYLTKPFSPRELVARVKALLRRASAKSERRGLLKAGPILLDFEKMEAYLEEEKLDLTPVEFRLLSIFLQNPGRVFSRDELLEKFWGGKFVVDRTIDVHVSSLRKKLKGFGSSIRSVRGVGYKFEMER
- a CDS encoding ATP-binding protein — translated: MRWRDKFFLFLTFLLSIILVVSLASLKLRLLVVSIALLVFNFLFYRIEKKLKHLRHLLSYLKLGDYRVRIFVDSDDEISKVFSEINELARYMELSFKEGLKKEEKLKALFDLLDDPVVLIDEVGRIVEANRSFYFLLEKDSGKEFKGRWYWELFRDGNFFELFSLIKEKGSVRNFRLSLKDRVFLSNGSLLKSGLLICLKEITEEVRLRERESNLISSIAHEIKTPLAAIKGAAETLEEEIGENRLLSIVKRNVERLTKIVSDLLTLQEVEREIVRKESLNLIELIKDVLSLLEGEAKRKGISLILESPEEKVFIEGDRILFESAFLNLIENAIKYNVEGGSVKVIVEGSKGAIKVVVEDTGIGIPKEHIPYIFEKFYVVDRSRSKRLGGAGLGLSIVKEVVSLHGGRVEVESEFGKGSRFTLTFPA
- a CDS encoding TRAP transporter small permease subunit; protein product: MGLFIWKFLEKAEQTILVIVSLVVTFLVMAEVILRYVFARPLMGIEELATLVGCWLYFIGSAHASRERSHIMADVLNVIVKTPRNFLKIKFVITIFTFIMTIIFLQWSWNYIKWALKVPEYTPSLRIPLVYAQVAMLISAILMVFYTFVEIVDYTLQLLGKREIRFKKEEELSPEIEKS
- a CDS encoding Glu/Leu/Phe/Val dehydrogenase, which encodes MRLSTMGNLKPFGPLYENAQKQFLKAADLIDLDPNLGNFLLWPQRTLEVHFPVVMDDGRVEIFKGYRVQHNTARGPAKGGIRYHPDTHLDEVAALAFWMTWKCAVMNLPFGGGKGGVRVDPSKLSEKELERLSRRYFSEIQVIIGPHKDIPAPDINTNPKIMAWYMDTYSMNVGYTSLGVVTGKPLDLGGSEGRPEATGRGVSILANEACKILGKDISKARVAIQGFGNVGSYSAKILSEEYGAKIVAVSDISGGIYDERGLNISDLIHYRDMNKGIIKGYPKGEAISNKELLELDVDILVPAALENAITEKNANDVKAKIIIEGANGPITPEAEEILLKKGIFIVPDIVANAGGVVVSYFEWVQDLQTFFWDIDEIRKRLMKMMIHAFIEVGKTKEKYNTDMRTAAYIVAINRVASALKQRGYYPM
- the ortB gene encoding 2-amino-4-oxopentanoate thiolase subunit OrtB, producing MKERYSYQAVMERRAEIMRKAVGIDYDRFVIKGIAFDYERMMKEVGYPIEEIRKIQSETSVGNTPLVELKNINKLIKKLAPKGKGARIFLKDEATNPSGSFKDRRASISIYRASQLGYKGVIAATSGNYGAAVASQAAKRNLRCIIVQECFDNNWIGQPEILEKGRACEAYGAEVVQLTVGPELFYYTLVLLEETGYFNASLYTPYAIAGIETLGYEIAEQTQKLTGRFPDAVVVTHAGGGLITGTARGLKKAGAQETKVIGASVDLRGLHMASTNDFNKKYFTTGHTGFGIPFAAYPDRADVPKNAARPLRYMDRYVLVTQGDVFYITEMLAQLEGLQRGPAGNTSLAAAFSLAMEMEEDKIIVVNETEYTGAGKLPSAQLTFAKKMGMIVKRGDPLKEDKPGQVIVIPEHPSQIRHIEYPLEELKKSYIKELIRRENKKDFDEKELSFLEEDLRISRKELIKLIDEVKIALQGLP